A window of the Dyadobacter pollutisoli genome harbors these coding sequences:
- a CDS encoding hybrid sensor histidine kinase/response regulator: MWNIARQPLYLIALIVVLINLQSQWVRAQHLKLDLTTISTPDNLSQNTINAIYQDIYGFLWFGTQDGLNKYDGYQLEIYKLQRESPNSLPANHITAIAGDEAGNLWVGTRTGGLSQYDRAHDKFTNFRHNPTDRSSVSSNRINAILLDSHSNLWVGTPNGLNLLNKEKSTFERINHSKKSDPGSDNIITIFEDSQQNVWIGTANGLRLWQKDKKKLVDRPDRDFKNAGQWINTITEDVRKNLWIGTDNGLKLFDKNTGKFVKYDIDPDKNSAGGTNPVHCMVQAPGDRLWIGSNTTLQLFDTKKRKLIPLSEQTGGDGYMPNDGMYSLFIDKVGVLWIGTTSQGVLRWDPNLTTFPSFKSSNARSATAKNVIRGISEDKSRNLYLATDAGLEYFDRSDLSFKTFSHQSSNPFSISSNFTTCVLVSRQSGNVWVGTYSNGLDLLDPKTGIFKHFVEKKGSKNLNNNAIDVLLEDRQGKIWIGTDGGGLNVYDPKSQTFTHYTHRKDDVTSLCDNTILALYEDKKGNIWAGGYSNGISIFNPGTGTFRQLNTGNSKLTSNVISCFSEDPQGKMWIGTFNGGLNCYEPETGHITGFSELNGLINNSVNYLNTDSNQRIWISTNRGISYYDTVRKIFKNFGKNNNLKTMEFCQGSGSKLASGEIVMGGLNGINIIDPFNLAFNKNKPEVVLNGFELFNKPVVSGTKNSPLDQSILTSKEISLDYSQSVFTILFAALDYTIPENNQYAYILEGFDNEWNYVDNQHHATYTNLNPGSYTFRVKASNNDGIWNDEDRQLVIHIIAPFWLTLWFKLLLFILVACAAVFFYRYRINYFNKQKAKLEVLVRRRTKKIKEQSANLEKLNAELLSQTISLEQANNALQSQKAQEHEARLLAEQAKKQADAANLAKSTFLATMSHEIRTPINGVLGMAALLSDTNLNNEQAEYTEAILNSGESLLTVINDVLDFSKIESGNLVLEEHHFELRKCVEDVLELFGPKIAESGLELTYFIEDNVPVFVGADSMRLRQILINMVSNAVKFTSQGEIFVHVTVGEPDDELHTVRFAISDTGIGIPENQQENLFKAFNQLDSSITRKYGGSGLGLVICQRLVKLMGGDIEVDSAEGQGTTFTFEIKCKKGEGPTAVTGAHRDHFEGKNVLVAVENRNNQKLIGALLSELKIHVTTVDTGDEAIKAISELPNTDLIIVDLHIPSADSMEITSKAREVIPDIPVILLGNIGDEQRNGSPHIFNAVLTKPIKKDHLVRAVVQAIETDQSYLKERKRTHLPEEFAGQYPFRILVAEDILINQKFIIRVLNKLGYDPDLANNGVEVLEMHQKNHYDVILMDLQMPRMDGLEATQIIRQKYGDQPFIVALTANALSEDRASCLAAGMNDYISKPIDVQLLTKCLMNLHRLHLLYLTRED; the protein is encoded by the coding sequence ATGTGGAACATTGCTCGACAGCCTCTATATTTAATTGCGCTTATTGTTGTACTGATAAACCTCCAAAGTCAATGGGTCAGGGCACAGCATTTAAAGCTGGACCTTACTACAATCAGTACACCCGATAATTTGTCTCAAAATACAATTAACGCCATTTATCAGGATATTTATGGATTTCTTTGGTTTGGAACACAGGACGGCTTAAATAAATATGATGGTTACCAACTGGAAATCTACAAGTTACAAAGGGAAAGCCCTAATTCTCTTCCGGCAAACCATATTACCGCAATCGCCGGTGACGAGGCCGGTAACCTGTGGGTGGGCACCAGGACCGGGGGCCTCAGCCAATACGACCGCGCACACGACAAGTTTACAAACTTCCGGCACAATCCCACCGATCGATCCTCTGTAAGCAGCAATAGGATCAATGCGATTTTACTGGACAGTCATTCCAATCTATGGGTCGGAACGCCCAATGGGCTGAACTTGCTGAACAAGGAAAAGTCCACATTTGAAAGGATCAATCATTCGAAAAAGAGTGATCCGGGTTCGGACAACATCATTACCATTTTTGAAGATAGCCAACAAAATGTATGGATAGGGACTGCGAATGGACTGCGTCTTTGGCAAAAAGACAAGAAAAAGCTCGTTGACCGTCCCGACCGTGACTTCAAAAACGCTGGCCAGTGGATCAACACTATCACCGAAGATGTCCGGAAAAATCTTTGGATTGGCACGGACAACGGACTAAAACTATTTGATAAAAACACGGGCAAATTTGTCAAATATGACATTGATCCTGATAAAAACTCAGCCGGCGGGACTAACCCGGTACATTGCATGGTGCAGGCACCCGGCGACAGGTTGTGGATCGGATCGAACACTACCTTGCAGTTGTTTGATACCAAAAAGCGAAAACTAATTCCGCTCAGCGAACAAACAGGAGGCGACGGCTACATGCCCAATGATGGTATGTATTCACTTTTTATAGACAAAGTAGGCGTGCTTTGGATTGGTACTACCAGCCAGGGGGTGCTGCGCTGGGACCCTAACCTGACCACATTTCCCTCATTCAAATCCTCCAACGCGCGGAGTGCCACTGCCAAAAACGTGATCAGGGGCATTTCGGAAGACAAATCGAGAAATCTGTACCTGGCAACCGACGCCGGACTGGAATATTTCGACCGGTCGGATCTATCTTTCAAAACCTTTTCTCACCAGAGCAGCAACCCTTTCAGCATTTCCAGCAACTTTACAACCTGTGTGCTGGTCAGCAGGCAAAGCGGGAACGTCTGGGTTGGGACTTATAGCAATGGTCTGGATTTGCTTGATCCAAAAACCGGCATATTCAAACATTTTGTCGAGAAAAAAGGATCTAAAAATCTCAACAACAACGCCATAGATGTACTCCTGGAAGACCGGCAAGGCAAGATCTGGATAGGGACAGATGGCGGCGGGCTGAATGTTTATGACCCCAAATCGCAAACATTTACGCATTATACCCATCGAAAGGACGACGTAACGAGCCTTTGCGACAATACCATTCTGGCCCTTTATGAGGACAAAAAAGGAAACATCTGGGCGGGTGGCTACTCCAATGGTATCAGCATTTTCAATCCGGGCACAGGTACTTTCAGGCAGTTGAATACGGGCAACAGCAAACTGACGAGCAATGTGATCAGCTGTTTTTCGGAGGACCCGCAAGGCAAAATGTGGATCGGCACATTCAATGGAGGACTCAATTGCTACGAACCGGAGACGGGGCACATTACCGGATTTTCAGAGCTTAATGGATTGATCAACAACTCGGTAAATTATCTCAACACGGATTCCAACCAGCGGATATGGATCAGTACGAACCGCGGAATTTCGTACTATGATACGGTCAGAAAGATTTTCAAAAACTTTGGCAAAAACAACAACCTGAAAACAATGGAGTTTTGCCAGGGCTCGGGTAGCAAACTGGCGAGCGGCGAAATTGTCATGGGAGGCCTCAACGGCATTAACATTATTGATCCTTTTAACCTGGCGTTCAATAAAAACAAGCCTGAGGTGGTACTGAACGGTTTTGAGCTTTTCAACAAACCGGTCGTTTCCGGGACGAAAAACTCGCCGCTTGACCAGAGCATTTTGACATCAAAAGAAATAAGCCTCGATTATTCGCAATCGGTTTTCACCATTCTTTTTGCCGCACTGGATTACACGATCCCGGAAAACAATCAGTACGCGTACATTCTCGAAGGATTTGACAATGAGTGGAACTACGTGGACAATCAGCACCATGCCACTTACACGAACCTGAATCCGGGAAGTTACACTTTTAGGGTTAAGGCTTCCAATAATGATGGGATTTGGAATGATGAGGATAGGCAGCTGGTTATTCACATTATTGCTCCTTTCTGGCTTACATTATGGTTCAAATTACTGCTTTTCATCCTGGTCGCGTGTGCTGCCGTCTTTTTTTACCGGTACCGTATTAATTATTTTAACAAACAAAAAGCAAAACTGGAAGTCCTGGTCAGGCGGAGGACGAAAAAGATCAAGGAGCAGTCGGCCAATCTTGAAAAACTGAATGCAGAGCTGCTTAGCCAGACTATTTCGCTGGAACAGGCAAACAATGCATTGCAGTCGCAAAAGGCGCAGGAGCATGAGGCAAGGCTGTTGGCGGAACAGGCAAAAAAGCAGGCCGATGCGGCCAATCTGGCAAAAAGCACGTTTCTGGCCACAATGAGCCATGAAATCAGGACACCGATCAACGGCGTACTGGGAATGGCGGCCCTGCTTTCGGATACCAACCTGAACAATGAACAGGCAGAGTATACGGAGGCTATCCTGAACAGCGGAGAATCGCTGCTGACTGTTATCAATGACGTGCTTGACTTTTCGAAGATTGAATCGGGTAACCTGGTACTGGAAGAGCATCATTTTGAATTAAGAAAATGCGTCGAGGATGTGCTCGAATTGTTTGGCCCGAAGATCGCGGAATCGGGCCTGGAACTCACCTACTTTATCGAGGATAATGTGCCGGTGTTTGTAGGGGCCGACAGCATGAGGCTACGCCAGATCTTGATCAATATGGTTAGCAATGCAGTTAAATTCACTTCCCAGGGCGAAATATTTGTCCATGTTACAGTCGGAGAACCTGATGACGAACTACACACGGTCCGGTTTGCGATCAGCGACACAGGCATTGGTATACCTGAGAATCAGCAGGAAAACCTCTTCAAAGCTTTCAATCAACTGGATTCGTCGATTACGAGAAAATACGGAGGCTCGGGGCTGGGCCTTGTGATATGCCAGCGGCTGGTGAAATTAATGGGCGGGGACATTGAGGTCGACAGTGCCGAGGGACAGGGTACTACTTTCACATTTGAAATAAAATGTAAAAAGGGCGAGGGGCCAACTGCTGTGACAGGAGCCCATCGGGATCATTTTGAAGGCAAGAATGTACTCGTCGCCGTCGAAAACAGGAACAATCAGAAACTAATCGGAGCGCTGCTGAGCGAATTAAAAATCCATGTAACTACCGTCGATACCGGTGACGAGGCCATCAAAGCGATATCAGAACTACCTAACACCGACCTCATTATAGTGGATTTGCACATTCCATCTGCTGATAGTATGGAAATCACCTCGAAAGCGCGCGAGGTTATTCCCGATATTCCGGTGATCCTGCTGGGCAACATTGGAGACGAACAGAGGAACGGGTCTCCTCATATCTTCAATGCGGTTTTAACCAAGCCAATCAAAAAAGACCACCTGGTCAGGGCGGTGGTTCAGGCGATTGAAACCGATCAGTCTTACCTCAAAGAAAGAAAGAGGACGCATTTGCCGGAGGAATTTGCAGGTCAATACCCATTCCGGATACTAGTCGCGGAAGACATTCTGATCAACCAAAAGTTCATTATCCGGGTCCTCAACAAGCTGGGCTATGATCCTGATCTCGCGAACAATGGTGTGGAAGTACTGGAAATGCATCAGAAAAATCATTATGACGTGATCCTGATGGACTTACAAATGCCGCGGATGGACGGTCTCGAAGCGACGCAAATTATTCGTCAAAAATATGGCGACCAGCCATTCATTGTCGCATTAACAGCCAATGCGTTAAGCGAGGACCGGGCGAGTTGTTTGGCAGCAGGTATGAACGACTACATTTCAAAACCCATCGATGTACAGCTGCTGACCAAATGCCTCATGAATCTGCACCGCCTGCATTTATTATATTTGACCCGTGAAGATTAA
- a CDS encoding AraC family transcriptional regulator — protein sequence MKKYIQNEFLKVSNFKARKWGHPVHNHNHFEIIFIHSGKGSHCVSGMQYPYDGKSLFLLAPCDFHYFHIEEETEFTFLKFTNVYLKSIENIQVQQQWNQEIDALLIQAGHQNAPLQEKDGEIERLDRIVRLVVEEWEQTKSEANETIYFLIQAMLSIVKRNQSHAVKPTHPKHSRKITEIVNYIHQHIYSVEMIMADHLAEVFGYSKHYLGLFFREQTGTTLRDYINQYKLHLIEKRLQYSSLSIKEISNEFGFTDLSHFNKFFKKHRNVAPSRYMDEVASSKTPFRPVITPYK from the coding sequence ATGAAAAAATACATTCAAAATGAGTTTCTGAAAGTGTCAAACTTTAAGGCGCGGAAATGGGGGCATCCGGTCCATAATCACAATCACTTTGAAATTATCTTCATTCATAGTGGAAAAGGATCTCATTGTGTATCAGGAATGCAATATCCCTATGATGGTAAAAGCCTGTTCCTGCTCGCGCCCTGCGACTTTCATTACTTTCACATTGAAGAGGAGACTGAATTTACGTTCCTGAAATTTACCAATGTGTATTTAAAAAGTATTGAAAATATACAAGTACAGCAACAATGGAATCAGGAGATAGATGCATTACTTATTCAGGCCGGACACCAGAACGCCCCGTTGCAAGAAAAGGATGGCGAAATCGAGCGACTGGACCGGATAGTACGGCTGGTGGTAGAGGAGTGGGAGCAGACTAAAAGTGAGGCGAATGAGACGATTTACTTTCTAATACAGGCAATGCTTTCGATAGTGAAGCGAAATCAGAGCCATGCTGTAAAACCTACGCACCCGAAGCATTCCCGGAAGATCACGGAAATTGTCAACTACATTCACCAGCATATTTACTCCGTGGAAATGATCATGGCTGACCATCTGGCGGAGGTTTTCGGTTACAGCAAACATTATCTGGGGCTGTTTTTCCGGGAGCAAACCGGTACCACCCTGCGAGATTACATTAATCAGTACAAGCTGCATTTGATCGAGAAGCGGTTGCAATACAGTTCTTTATCGATCAAGGAAATAAGCAATGAATTCGGTTTTACGGATCTCAGTCATTTCAACAAATTCTTCAAAAAGCACCGGAATGTAGCCCCATCCAGGTATATGGACGAGGTTGCTTCCTCTAAAACCCCTTTTCGTCCTGTAATTACCCCATATAAGTAG
- a CDS encoding SDR family oxidoreductase, with protein MNENSEDKKVALVVGAQGVIGKNLVEYLATLPDWEVIGLSRRGGESFVKVRFIAVDLLNADDTRQKLGTLTGVTHIFYAAYQERPSWNELVAPNVAMLVNVVDAVEPVASNLQHISLMQGYKVYGAHLGPFKTPARETDAGHMPPEFNVDQQQFLEARQQGKAWTWSAIRPSVVGGFALGNPMNLALVIAVYASISRELGLPLRFPGKPGAYDKLLEMTDAGLLAHATLWAATGENTANQAFNINNGDLFRWSEMWPKIARYFELEVAPLLPMSLNVMMADKAPLWNSMMAKYGLRHTYDEVSSWAFGDFVFSWDYDMFADGSKSRRHGFHEYVDTEAMFMQIFDDLRKRKVIP; from the coding sequence ATGAATGAGAACTCAGAAGATAAAAAAGTAGCCCTGGTTGTGGGCGCACAAGGCGTAATCGGCAAAAATCTGGTGGAATATCTCGCTACTCTTCCTGACTGGGAAGTTATAGGATTATCCAGACGCGGCGGCGAGTCTTTCGTTAAGGTCCGGTTCATCGCCGTAGATTTACTCAATGCCGATGATACCCGACAAAAACTGGGTACCCTCACCGGCGTAACCCATATTTTTTATGCTGCCTACCAGGAAAGGCCTTCCTGGAATGAACTGGTGGCACCCAATGTTGCCATGCTCGTTAATGTCGTCGATGCCGTGGAGCCAGTAGCCAGCAACTTGCAGCATATCAGCCTGATGCAAGGATACAAAGTGTACGGTGCACATCTGGGGCCTTTCAAAACCCCCGCCCGCGAAACCGACGCGGGGCATATGCCACCGGAATTCAATGTGGATCAGCAACAGTTTCTGGAAGCAAGGCAGCAGGGGAAGGCATGGACTTGGTCCGCGATCCGACCTTCCGTCGTGGGTGGTTTTGCGCTGGGCAATCCTATGAACCTGGCACTTGTCATCGCCGTTTACGCCTCTATTTCACGGGAATTGGGCTTGCCGCTGCGGTTCCCGGGCAAGCCCGGCGCCTACGACAAGTTGCTCGAAATGACAGACGCCGGATTACTCGCTCACGCCACATTGTGGGCCGCTACCGGAGAAAACACCGCGAACCAGGCGTTCAATATCAACAATGGAGACCTGTTCAGATGGAGCGAAATGTGGCCGAAAATAGCCCGATACTTCGAGCTCGAAGTGGCACCTCTTCTGCCCATGTCGCTCAATGTTATGATGGCGGATAAAGCGCCGCTCTGGAATTCCATGATGGCGAAATATGGTCTGCGACATACTTACGACGAGGTATCTTCCTGGGCTTTCGGCGATTTTGTCTTTTCGTGGGACTACGATATGTTCGCCGACGGCTCCAAGTCCCGAAGGCACGGCTTCCACGAGTATGTCGATACGGAGGCGATGTTTATGCAGATTTTTGACGATTTGCGAAAACGTAAGGTTATACCGTGA
- a CDS encoding NAD(P)H-binding protein, with product MKTLVLGGNGKTGRRVVQRLTDLGLPVRIGSRSNKPAFDWDNKGNWKEVLHEISQVYITFQPDLSIPGSVEAIQAFVNAAAKSGVKKLVLLSGRGEPEAQLCEQIVIASGMEWTVVRASWFNQNFSEGYLLDSVQAGYVALPAGDIGEPFIDTDDIADVVVAALTDDIHNGKIYEVTGPRLLTFKQAIAEIAAASGREIVFQEVSIEEYTSMLTTYEIPQDIIDFLSYLFTEVMDGRNESISHGVEEALGRKPTDFSEFAQRAAVAGIWEALEA from the coding sequence ATGAAAACGCTGGTATTAGGTGGAAATGGAAAAACAGGAAGAAGGGTTGTTCAACGTCTTACCGATCTTGGACTTCCGGTAAGAATTGGCTCACGATCCAACAAACCTGCTTTCGACTGGGATAATAAGGGAAACTGGAAAGAGGTACTGCATGAAATCAGCCAGGTATACATCACATTTCAGCCCGATCTCTCGATCCCTGGCTCGGTGGAAGCCATTCAGGCATTTGTGAATGCAGCAGCAAAAAGCGGGGTGAAAAAACTGGTACTATTATCCGGCCGGGGCGAACCGGAAGCACAGCTTTGCGAGCAAATCGTGATCGCATCCGGTATGGAGTGGACGGTGGTGAGGGCGAGCTGGTTCAATCAAAATTTTAGCGAAGGTTACTTGTTGGACTCTGTGCAGGCTGGCTACGTAGCGCTTCCGGCCGGCGATATCGGCGAGCCTTTTATCGACACCGACGACATTGCCGATGTGGTAGTGGCAGCACTAACCGATGACATCCACAATGGCAAGATATACGAAGTGACCGGTCCGCGGCTATTGACATTCAAGCAAGCCATTGCGGAAATAGCAGCTGCTTCGGGCAGGGAGATCGTTTTTCAGGAAGTTTCAATAGAGGAATATACTTCAATGCTAACTACCTACGAAATTCCGCAGGATATCATCGACTTTCTGAGCTACCTGTTCACGGAAGTGATGGATGGCCGGAATGAATCTATCAGCCATGGAGTGGAGGAAGCGCTGGGCAGGAAGCCCACAGATTTCAGTGAGTTTGCCCAGCGTGCTGCCGTAGCTGGTATTTGGGAAGCATTGGAGGCGTAG
- a CDS encoding helix-turn-helix domain-containing protein, whose amino-acid sequence MEPVIKQSILTRYVKNIWTLENHDFENADHSLKFFADGCPGLMFSQARSGVFIGDVELSSFFLYGQTVKPIEITTKGSYKIVVFILHPHVMNTLFGINANDLTDTCMDMNQFSAFAKETGRQLMAAGSMEEQIKIMEAFIGSLAVASPQDPLMERATRFIMESKGEKSVREVQHVFKISERTFERRFSQHVGITPKLFSKICRFDSSIKQLEKGNYEKLSDIAYENGYSDQSHFVRTFKEFTNTTPREHQSKKIK is encoded by the coding sequence ATGGAACCTGTCATTAAGCAATCGATCCTTACCCGGTACGTCAAGAACATCTGGACGCTGGAAAATCATGACTTTGAAAATGCCGACCATTCATTGAAGTTTTTTGCCGATGGCTGTCCCGGGCTGATGTTTTCGCAGGCCCGGTCAGGCGTTTTTATCGGTGATGTGGAATTGTCGAGCTTTTTTCTGTACGGGCAAACAGTGAAACCGATTGAGATCACGACCAAAGGAAGTTACAAGATCGTGGTGTTCATTTTGCATCCGCATGTGATGAACACTTTGTTCGGGATCAACGCCAACGACCTGACGGATACCTGCATGGATATGAACCAGTTTTCGGCATTTGCGAAAGAAACCGGTAGGCAGTTAATGGCCGCCGGAAGCATGGAGGAGCAGATCAAGATCATGGAAGCGTTTATCGGATCGCTGGCCGTTGCGTCACCTCAGGATCCTTTGATGGAACGCGCTACCCGGTTTATCATGGAATCAAAAGGTGAAAAATCGGTGCGCGAAGTTCAGCACGTTTTTAAGATTTCAGAGCGCACCTTCGAACGGCGGTTTTCGCAGCATGTGGGTATCACTCCCAAGTTATTCTCCAAAATATGCAGATTTGACTCTTCCATTAAGCAGTTGGAAAAGGGTAACTACGAAAAATTGTCCGATATCGCTTACGAAAATGGTTATTCCGATCAGTCCCATTTTGTCAGGACATTCAAGGAATTTACCAACACGACCCCACGTGAGCATCAGTCCAAAAAAATAAAATAG
- a CDS encoding TonB-dependent receptor domain-containing protein has translation MKILLLTLIALAASISLSIAQQIKISGLLMDSTATKPVEFATVALLKDGKIIEGATSDSKGRFVFTKVHPGQYAIQASLMGYVSKTLEKVTAAGEDIEVGIIKLAPTVQNLKEVTVTEQKALFEEKSDRMVYNAEKDISIKGGDATDVLKKIPSVAVDIEGNVQLRGSSNIKVLINNKPSSIVARSVSDALKQIPADIIKQVEVITSPSAKYDAEGTAGIINIITKKNTMQGTSGSISPNFGQWNNWPNATISHRMKDLTISANGGFSNWKNKRYMQLLRSFTNADSVSDQNQTQWITGNGKNFYGTVNVDWDVDSLNRIGAGLNYYNGANTNGFDILFEESSRGVVNQFFKRDMSRTYDWAGATVNLDYTRLFKKPKKELTLLMMYSFEGEDSDYWSNLLNRGNDVYYREKSYNISNNKEGTIQLDFTNPLDSISTFEMGSKTIFRKILSDYRISSAVEGSDDFQDLPQLANIFDYAQQVTSAYVVYTRTPKKRWGINLGARYEHTFIQANFLNGTASFSNNYGNLIPSISLSRSLKKDQQIRLSYSQRIQRPQFFYLNPYVNQADSKNLYGGNPYLKPELTHSVEANYSVSIKQTSFNASFFLRQTNNAIESINTVDSSGVLKQIFQNVAQNSAYGVNLSANTKITKQWSVNGSLNVFYNVLESAELKTRNEDWMYRVNLNSTIDFGKGFKGQLFGFYNSARVNLQGKYGGFGFYNMVIQKEVLKKKGSIGFGYDNPFNRRIKWRNDFVGPNFVQTQDIAMYRRGWRINLKYEFGQMNGGNQRQKKRISNDDKKGGEGNN, from the coding sequence ATGAAAATATTGTTACTCACCCTGATCGCTCTCGCAGCAAGTATAAGTTTATCAATAGCTCAGCAAATCAAAATTTCAGGTTTACTAATGGATTCAACGGCGACCAAGCCGGTTGAATTTGCTACCGTGGCGCTGCTGAAAGACGGCAAGATTATCGAGGGTGCGACCTCAGATTCGAAAGGAAGGTTTGTTTTCACCAAAGTACACCCCGGCCAATATGCCATTCAGGCTTCATTAATGGGTTATGTTTCCAAAACATTGGAAAAAGTAACGGCCGCTGGCGAAGACATTGAAGTAGGTATCATCAAACTGGCCCCGACCGTTCAGAATCTCAAAGAAGTAACGGTAACCGAGCAGAAAGCATTGTTCGAGGAAAAATCCGACCGGATGGTTTACAATGCTGAAAAGGATATCAGTATCAAAGGCGGGGACGCGACCGACGTGCTCAAAAAAATCCCCTCAGTTGCGGTGGATATTGAAGGTAATGTACAGCTCCGCGGCAGTTCGAATATCAAGGTTTTGATCAATAATAAACCGTCGAGCATTGTGGCCCGCAGCGTTTCCGACGCACTGAAACAGATTCCGGCTGACATTATCAAACAAGTAGAGGTAATCACCTCACCGTCTGCCAAATACGACGCGGAAGGCACAGCGGGTATCATTAATATTATTACCAAAAAGAATACGATGCAGGGTACCAGCGGCTCCATCAGTCCCAATTTCGGGCAATGGAACAACTGGCCCAACGCGACCATCAGCCACCGGATGAAGGACCTGACTATTTCGGCTAATGGCGGGTTTAGCAACTGGAAAAACAAGCGGTACATGCAGCTACTCCGCTCATTCACCAATGCGGACTCAGTTTCGGACCAGAACCAGACCCAATGGATCACGGGCAACGGCAAGAACTTTTACGGTACCGTCAATGTGGATTGGGACGTGGATTCCCTGAACCGCATCGGCGCCGGGCTGAATTATTATAACGGTGCCAATACCAATGGTTTCGATATTCTTTTTGAAGAAAGCAGCCGGGGCGTTGTGAACCAGTTTTTCAAGCGCGACATGAGCAGGACGTACGACTGGGCAGGCGCTACCGTTAACCTGGACTATACCCGTTTGTTCAAAAAACCAAAAAAAGAACTCACCCTGCTGATGATGTATTCATTTGAGGGTGAGGATAGTGACTACTGGTCCAACCTGCTCAACAGGGGGAATGATGTGTACTACCGTGAGAAAAGCTACAATATCAGCAACAACAAAGAAGGTACCATACAGCTGGATTTCACCAATCCGCTCGACAGCATCAGCACATTCGAAATGGGTTCGAAAACCATTTTCCGGAAAATATTGAGCGACTACCGCATTTCCAGTGCTGTCGAAGGATCAGATGATTTTCAGGACCTCCCGCAACTTGCCAACATTTTTGACTACGCGCAGCAGGTAACATCCGCATATGTAGTGTACACACGCACGCCGAAAAAACGCTGGGGTATCAACCTGGGCGCCAGGTATGAGCACACGTTCATCCAGGCCAACTTCCTGAATGGTACCGCTTCGTTTTCAAACAATTATGGAAATCTGATCCCAAGTATCAGCTTGTCCCGCAGCCTGAAAAAAGACCAGCAGATACGGCTCAGCTATTCCCAGCGCATTCAGCGGCCGCAGTTTTTTTACCTCAACCCGTATGTCAATCAGGCCGATTCCAAGAACCTCTACGGCGGAAATCCTTATCTCAAACCAGAGCTAACACATTCCGTAGAAGCTAATTACAGTGTTTCGATCAAGCAAACGAGTTTCAATGCTTCGTTTTTTCTCCGCCAGACCAACAACGCCATTGAAAGTATCAATACAGTAGACAGCAGCGGTGTACTGAAACAGATTTTCCAGAATGTCGCACAGAATTCTGCCTATGGTGTCAACCTGAGCGCTAACACGAAAATTACGAAACAATGGTCGGTCAACGGTTCGCTGAATGTGTTTTACAATGTGCTGGAAAGTGCGGAGCTTAAAACCCGCAACGAGGACTGGATGTACCGCGTCAACCTAAACTCGACGATTGATTTTGGCAAAGGTTTCAAAGGACAACTCTTTGGTTTCTACAACTCGGCGAGGGTTAATCTTCAGGGAAAATACGGCGGTTTTGGTTTTTACAATATGGTGATACAAAAGGAAGTGCTGAAAAAGAAAGGCAGCATTGGTTTCGGCTACGACAATCCTTTCAACCGCAGGATCAAATGGCGTAACGATTTCGTCGGCCCTAATTTTGTACAAACACAGGACATTGCCATGTATCGCAGAGGATGGCGGATCAACCTGAAATATGAATTCGGGCAGATGAACGGCGGCAATCAGCGTCAGAAAAAACGCATCAGCAACGATGACAAAAAAGGCGGTGAAGGCAACAACTAG